In Chiloscyllium punctatum isolate Juve2018m chromosome X, sChiPun1.3, whole genome shotgun sequence, the following are encoded in one genomic region:
- the LOC140471223 gene encoding zinc finger CCCH domain-containing protein 10-like isoform X1 — protein sequence MADNNVVNNGKDGAGQSTEDVCRDYLRNVCYRGKTCKYLHPDINEVHDLGVKKNEFVFCHYFMNNVCTRAKCTFIHGTAEDEEYYKKTGELPLHLRSKVAETYGLSVSDLPADKGEIPVCRDYLKGDCQRGSKCRFRHFKRDNAEHDIRLTRDTPLSQPLRRYERSDKDSGITCYEYDHRLKRRKLEGFEFEVYEYDLSSRRSVDSGYLEEENLMLRNRNEELKKQVSNLMGNNEVLLEQNAFLRNQIKAAMVNSLPTTTAGRFGHCTSPGLKTRGLWE from the coding sequence ATGGCAGACAATAATGTTGTTAACAATGGCAAAGACGGGGCTGGCCAGAGCACAGAAGACGTTTGCCGGGACTACCTGCGCAATGTCTGCTATCGCGGCAAGACCTGCAAATACCTGCACCCGGACATAAATGAGGTACATGATTTAGGTGTGAAAAAGAATGAGTTTGTCTTCTGTCATTACTTTATGAATAATGTTTGTACCCGTGCAAAGTGCACATTCATACACGGTACAGCAGAGGATGAGGAATACTACAAAAAAACAGGGGAGCTTCCTCTGCACTTGCGCTCCAAGGTGGCTGAAACCTATGGCCTGTCAGTTTCTGATCTGCCTGCGGATAAAGGTGAGATTCCAGTATGCCGAGATTACCTAAAAGGTGATTGTCAAAGAGGCTCAAAATGTAGATTCCGGCACTTCAAGCGTGATAATGCAGAACATGATATCAGACTGACACGGGACACCCCACTTTCTCAGCCATTGCGTAGATATGAACGATCGGATAAGGATAGTGGTATCACTTGCTATGAGTATGACCACCGTTTGAAGAGGAGAAAGTTGGAAGGTTTTGAGTTTGAAGTGTACGAATACGATCTCTCAAGTCGCCGGTCGGTTGATTCAGGATATCTGGAAGAGGAGAATCTTATGCTGCGAAACCGgaatgaggagctgaaaaagcaGGTGTCAAATTTGATGGGTAACAATGAGGTTCTTTTGGAGCAGAATGCATTTCTTCGCAACCAAATAAAGGCAGCAATGGTGAATTCCTTGCCCACAACAACAGCTGGGAGATTTGGCCACTGCACTTCCCCAGGACTTAAAACAAGGGGACTTTGGGAGTAA